The Mesobacillus jeotgali genome window below encodes:
- a CDS encoding WD40 repeat domain-containing protein yields the protein MKWIYIIAIAAFTVLLSACSFESFESVPKDSSIISTINIKEMTISFYDMEKGEKLPDWKVDRPYIGGLILPDNDTILLYGKSLDTADLYSLSKGEKIESWKTGTGIVNALLVEDGTEIAFADQDRDSVRFYNIEGTEVDEVKVEKDPLTLLEAEEKLYAISYNQEMLSIIDSNNKKRLPGFKIHPAAAGALMCREKDELWIGGHGKGTEVEELIHIYDLKNGRLIKEISAPVMPVDFTKDEDDIFVLSHGSNMLYKLGEDGKKKGSLKVGANPFEIDFFADKLIVAGYDSNEVYIIDPESLSIEKTLKVGNGPFQIVTRER from the coding sequence ATGAAGTGGATTTATATAATCGCTATAGCAGCTTTCACTGTTTTGTTATCTGCCTGTTCTTTTGAATCATTTGAATCTGTACCAAAAGATTCTTCCATTATATCGACCATAAATATCAAAGAAATGACAATATCTTTTTATGATATGGAAAAAGGTGAAAAGTTACCAGACTGGAAGGTTGACCGCCCGTACATTGGAGGACTGATCCTTCCTGACAACGATACGATATTGCTTTATGGCAAGTCTCTGGATACTGCTGATTTGTATTCGTTGAGTAAAGGGGAGAAGATTGAATCCTGGAAAACGGGAACGGGAATCGTGAATGCCCTATTGGTAGAGGATGGAACGGAGATCGCGTTTGCAGACCAGGATAGGGATAGTGTCCGATTTTACAATATTGAAGGAACGGAAGTGGATGAAGTAAAGGTTGAAAAAGACCCGCTGACACTTCTCGAGGCCGAGGAAAAGCTTTATGCCATCAGCTATAATCAAGAAATGTTAAGCATAATTGACTCGAATAATAAAAAACGGCTTCCAGGATTTAAAATCCATCCTGCAGCAGCAGGTGCGTTAATGTGCAGGGAGAAAGACGAGCTTTGGATTGGCGGGCATGGGAAAGGAACGGAAGTTGAAGAGTTGATTCACATCTATGACCTAAAGAATGGACGTTTGATTAAAGAGATTTCAGCTCCTGTCATGCCAGTGGATTTCACCAAGGACGAAGATGATATATTTGTCTTGAGCCATGGTTCAAATATGCTGTATAAATTGGGTGAGGACGGAAAAAAGAAGGGCTCATTGAAGGTTGGGGCAAATCCGTTCGAAATTGATTTTTTCGCGGATAAACTCATCGTTGCCGGTTATGACAGCAACGAGGTATATATCATCGATCCGGAAAGCCTATCCATAGAGAAAACACTTAAAGTTGGAAATGGTCCATTTCAAATCGTGACGAGGGAGAGATAG
- a CDS encoding rhodanese-like domain-containing protein, whose translation MRQMTPTEVLNGLGSIEFEVVDVREVSEVAEGKIPGAIHIPLGLLEFRMNELDKNKTYVMVCRSGGRSSRASQFLEYYGYNVINMQGGMMAWTGPTE comes from the coding sequence ATGCGTCAGATGACACCAACAGAAGTGCTAAATGGATTAGGTTCAATTGAATTTGAAGTTGTAGATGTACGTGAAGTAAGTGAAGTAGCTGAAGGGAAAATTCCTGGAGCGATTCATATTCCGCTAGGCCTGCTTGAATTCAGGATGAATGAATTAGACAAGAACAAGACTTACGTAATGGTCTGCCGTTCGGGCGGCCGCAGTTCCAGGGCATCTCAATTCCTGGAATACTATGGCTATAACGTGATCAACATGCAAGGCGGCATGATGGCATGGACGGGTCCAACTGAATAA
- a CDS encoding rhodanese-like domain-containing protein yields the protein MDVVINVLIVVLAAAFLWSRLAPTKGVNQITTAQLGEMMKSKKAGVQYVDVRTPGEYKGNHIKGFKNIPLQQLGNRTGELSQDKDVVVICQSGMRSSQASKLLKKAGFKNVTNVKGGMSAW from the coding sequence ATGGATGTAGTAATTAATGTATTGATCGTTGTGCTGGCGGCAGCTTTCTTATGGAGTCGTTTGGCTCCAACAAAGGGAGTTAATCAAATCACCACAGCACAATTAGGTGAAATGATGAAATCAAAAAAGGCTGGAGTGCAATACGTTGATGTAAGGACTCCTGGAGAATATAAAGGGAATCACATTAAAGGGTTCAAGAATATTCCATTGCAACAGCTTGGTAACCGTACAGGAGAGCTTTCACAGGATAAGGATGTAGTTGTCATTTGCCAGAGCGGTATGCGCAGCAGCCAGGCAAGTAAGTTGTTGAAAAAAGCTGGATTCAAAAATGTAACGAATGTTAAGGGCGGAATGAGCGCCTGGTAA
- a CDS encoding metal-sensitive transcriptional regulator, translating into MEYNKEIVNRLKRIEGQVRGSIRLLEEQEECKSVVTQLSAIRSAVDRTIALVVSKNLEQCLISDLQEGRETSQAVNDAVELLVKSRK; encoded by the coding sequence GTGGAGTACAATAAAGAAATTGTCAATCGCTTGAAGAGGATCGAAGGACAAGTAAGAGGAAGCATCCGACTGCTCGAAGAACAGGAAGAATGCAAGTCGGTCGTAACGCAATTGTCAGCAATCCGTTCTGCAGTTGACCGTACGATTGCTTTGGTTGTCAGCAAAAATCTTGAACAATGCTTGATCAGTGATCTGCAAGAAGGCAGAGAAACGTCCCAGGCTGTAAATGATGCCGTGGAATTGCTTGTTAAGAGCAGAAAATAA
- a CDS encoding rhodanese-like domain-containing protein produces MLTTLIISLLLITLVFNRYVPVRNLPAVKEYEKDAVFVDLRDYQDSAKNPINGAINIPCGYLKRYIKEIPDRHIVIIASNELEKNFGARLLKKYGYNVKGYTITGPSQ; encoded by the coding sequence TTGCTCACAACTTTAATCATCAGTCTCCTTTTGATCACCTTAGTTTTCAACCGTTATGTTCCAGTCAGGAACCTGCCGGCTGTAAAGGAATATGAAAAGGATGCAGTTTTTGTCGATCTGCGAGATTATCAGGATTCTGCCAAGAACCCGATAAATGGCGCAATTAATATTCCATGCGGATATTTGAAAAGATATATTAAAGAAATTCCTGACAGGCACATCGTCATCATTGCCTCTAATGAATTAGAAAAGAACTTTGGTGCAAGATTGCTGAAAAAATATGGTTACAATGTTAAAGGATATACAATTACTGGTCCATCACAATAG
- a CDS encoding DNA alkylation repair protein has translation MSKPYRCPNCKTNRTRFNMISQVPQPVKLNPQSGEIVEQYSNDQLEPFHLPYKGPKLKIQCAACGLVEDEKTFAKFGES, from the coding sequence ATGAGTAAACCTTATCGATGCCCTAATTGCAAGACGAACAGGACAAGATTCAATATGATTTCCCAAGTACCGCAACCTGTAAAATTGAATCCGCAATCAGGTGAAATTGTGGAGCAATATTCAAATGATCAACTTGAACCTTTCCACCTGCCATACAAGGGTCCAAAACTGAAAATACAATGTGCAGCCTGTGGACTAGTTGAGGATGAAAAGACTTTTGCTAAATTTGGGGAAAGTTAA
- a CDS encoding GTP-binding protein, which produces MKKTEVYILSGFLGTGKTTLLKQILQHEKDSGRTIAVMMNELGSVSIDSDAVDTDVPLKELLGGCICCTIQDKLESQLQGLLFDHELDAIYIETTGAAHPVEVLDAVLSPLFADKLAIKGIITTVDGIQWLNRATLDPQVHQLLLEQVKHADLIIVNKSDLLNEAEKAKINLDIQGLNSQAKCILSTYSKVPMKLLQELAYTEKAKSPGAHVQADLRLSTFVHQFKGSISHERFEDFLRALPDSIYRIKGYVLFDHSQYPDLFQYSYGMPLYMKEYMKMPLNLVFIGQVTDWSLLGQQLTDLEK; this is translated from the coding sequence ATGAAAAAAACAGAGGTTTACATTTTGTCAGGTTTCCTTGGCACTGGTAAAACAACATTGCTCAAACAAATTTTACAGCATGAAAAAGATAGCGGACGAACAATTGCCGTTATGATGAACGAGCTTGGAAGTGTTTCGATCGATTCAGATGCTGTTGATACAGATGTTCCCCTGAAAGAGCTTTTGGGAGGATGTATTTGCTGTACAATCCAGGATAAATTAGAATCCCAGCTTCAGGGATTGTTATTTGACCATGAGCTCGATGCGATTTATATAGAGACCACAGGTGCGGCTCATCCGGTTGAGGTTTTGGATGCTGTCCTGTCACCATTATTTGCGGACAAGCTTGCAATCAAAGGGATCATCACAACAGTTGATGGGATTCAGTGGCTCAATAGGGCAACATTGGACCCACAAGTGCATCAGCTCTTGCTTGAGCAAGTGAAGCATGCTGACCTCATCATCGTTAATAAGTCAGATCTTCTCAATGAAGCCGAAAAGGCAAAAATCAACCTGGACATCCAAGGGCTTAATTCTCAAGCTAAATGTATCTTAAGTACCTATTCGAAAGTGCCCATGAAACTGCTTCAAGAATTGGCGTATACCGAAAAAGCTAAAAGTCCTGGGGCGCATGTACAGGCTGATTTGAGGCTAAGCACGTTTGTTCATCAATTCAAAGGCTCCATCAGCCACGAGCGTTTTGAAGACTTTTTGAGGGCGCTGCCCGATTCGATTTATCGGATAAAAGGGTATGTATTATTTGACCATTCTCAATATCCAGATCTCTTCCAGTATTCTTATGGGATGCCTTTATATATGAAGGAGTATATGAAAATGCCGCTCAATCTCGTTTTTATCGGCCAGGTAACAGACTGGAGCCTTTTAGGACAACAGCTGACAGACCTTGAAAAGTAA
- a CDS encoding S41 family peptidase — MNEENKEELKGQEKAAETESKNSFLRIKKFHFAMLLFFLVFLTAGITTFALAFGEDKPAVQVIREREEFAKLYDAYDTLKNDYFQEVDQEKLINGAIDGMLESLDDPYSDYMSQEDAKNFHQSLSSSFEGIGAEIQERDGFIFIVTPLKGSPAEKAGLQPEDKIMSVDGKSLQGMSSTEAVSLIRGEKGTDVKLSILRQGGEKPVDVTITRDTIPIETVYGEMLDGGIAKVQITNFSQNTANELVNILNDLQKQGMKGLILDLRQNPGGLLDQAIKISSLFVPEGEILFQVEDRKGNVEKYASENENSQNLPLVVVIDKGSASASEILAGAVSESAGVPLVGEKSFGKGTVQRAEDFSDGSNMKFTTEKWLTPKGNWIHKKGIKPDYEVSMPEYASLPFIDPEAELKESTASEQVKAAQKMLKALGFDPGREDGFYDDKTKEAVKAFQKSKELEETGILKGSSTIELMNALREQIKNDDPQIQKALEVLKQEMNK, encoded by the coding sequence ATGAATGAAGAAAACAAAGAAGAGCTAAAGGGCCAGGAAAAGGCTGCAGAAACTGAGTCTAAGAATAGTTTTCTTCGGATAAAAAAGTTCCACTTTGCAATGCTGTTGTTTTTTCTAGTCTTTTTAACAGCGGGTATCACTACCTTTGCACTTGCTTTCGGCGAGGACAAGCCAGCGGTGCAGGTAATTAGGGAAAGAGAAGAATTTGCAAAGCTATACGACGCATATGATACTTTGAAAAATGACTATTTCCAGGAAGTCGATCAGGAAAAGCTTATAAATGGTGCGATAGATGGCATGCTTGAATCATTGGATGATCCATATTCAGATTATATGAGTCAAGAAGATGCTAAAAATTTTCATCAGAGCCTATCGTCTTCGTTTGAGGGAATCGGAGCTGAAATCCAGGAGAGAGATGGATTCATTTTCATTGTCACTCCGTTAAAGGGTTCTCCGGCGGAAAAGGCTGGCCTTCAGCCTGAGGACAAGATCATGTCAGTTGACGGGAAAAGTCTACAAGGAATGAGCTCAACCGAAGCGGTGTCACTAATAAGAGGGGAAAAGGGAACGGACGTAAAGCTTTCGATTCTTCGCCAGGGTGGAGAAAAACCGGTGGACGTCACAATAACCCGAGATACAATACCGATTGAAACGGTATATGGAGAAATGCTGGATGGAGGAATTGCGAAAGTCCAGATTACGAATTTCTCGCAAAACACAGCAAACGAACTGGTCAATATCTTGAATGATCTTCAAAAACAAGGGATGAAAGGTTTAATTCTTGATCTCCGCCAAAACCCTGGTGGGCTCTTGGACCAGGCCATAAAAATATCCAGTCTTTTTGTACCTGAAGGTGAGATCCTTTTCCAGGTTGAAGACCGCAAAGGCAATGTAGAGAAATATGCTTCAGAAAATGAAAATAGCCAAAACCTCCCATTAGTCGTGGTCATTGATAAAGGGAGTGCCAGTGCATCCGAGATCCTGGCAGGAGCAGTTAGCGAATCTGCTGGAGTTCCTCTTGTAGGGGAAAAGTCATTCGGTAAAGGGACTGTTCAGCGAGCAGAAGATTTTTCAGACGGATCGAATATGAAGTTCACTACAGAAAAATGGTTGACGCCTAAAGGCAATTGGATTCATAAGAAAGGTATTAAGCCGGACTATGAAGTATCAATGCCGGAATATGCATCATTGCCATTCATCGATCCAGAAGCGGAATTGAAGGAATCAACTGCTTCAGAACAAGTCAAGGCTGCACAGAAAATGCTTAAAGCTCTTGGATTCGATCCAGGACGTGAAGACGGTTTTTATGATGATAAAACCAAGGAAGCTGTGAAGGCTTTCCAAAAATCAAAAGAACTTGAAGAAACGGGTATCCTTAAAGGAAGCTCCACCATAGAATTAATGAATGCTTTACGTGAACAAATCAAAAATGACGACCCGCAGATTCAAAAAGCACTTGAAGTGTTAAAGCAGGAAATGAATAAATAA
- the copZ gene encoding copper chaperone CopZ produces the protein MEKTTLNVSGMTCGHCEKAVKNALMGVDGVASVVVSLSEGKAEVEYDASKAEVSKLKSAVEDQGYDVE, from the coding sequence ATGGAAAAAACAACTTTAAATGTATCTGGAATGACTTGCGGACACTGCGAAAAGGCAGTTAAGAATGCATTGATGGGCGTAGACGGAGTAGCAAGCGTCGTCGTTTCCCTGTCAGAAGGAAAAGCTGAGGTCGAATATGATGCATCAAAAGCAGAAGTAAGCAAATTGAAGTCAGCAGTTGAAGATCAAGGATACGATGTAGAGTAG
- a CDS encoding heavy metal translocating P-type ATPase: protein MKEQMTVDITGMTCASCSTRIEKVLNKMDGVEATVNLAMENASVTFEPEKIKPDDIFDKINDLGYGVRYEKVDLDVFGMTCAACSTRIEKVLNKMDGMEAATVNLATESASVEFNSAVLSAEKIIAKIQDLGYDAKEKVQREAKAQQKEEEINAKKRKLFISILLSLPLLYTMIGHAPWDTGLPMPHLLMNPWFQLLLATPVQFWIGGQFYIGAYKSLKNKSANMDVLVALGTSAAYFYSLAEAFKTIGNPAYMPHLYFETSAVLITLILVGKLFEALAKGRTTEAISKLLSLQAKEATVIRDGEEIKLPIEEVRVNDIILVKPGEKIPVDGKVVSGQSAVDEAMITGESIPVEKAAGDSLIGATINKNGTLTMTATKVGKDTALAGIIKVVEDAQGSKAPIQRVADQISGIFVPIVVAIAIVTFLVWYFVITPGDFASALETAIAVLVIACPCALGLATPTSIMVGTGKGAENGILFKGGEHLEATHKINAIVLDKTGTITKGKPSVTDLEIFGDDEKVLKYLVSAEKASEHPLAEAIVEYGNAKNIEVLPMDEFAAIPGHGIEATISGEKVFVGTRKLMGKEGIEFARYEERLERLETEGKTAMMIAINNKVSGIVAVADTVKETAKTAIEELKSMGIEVYMLTGDNSRTAKAIAAQVGVDNVIAEVLPEEKANHVKELQLQGKKVAMVGDGINDAPALALADIGIAIGTGTDVAIEAADVTILGGELTLIPKAISLSKKTMQNIRQNLFWALAYNSAGIPIAAMGLLAPWVAGAAMAFSSVSVVTNSLRLKRIKL, encoded by the coding sequence ATGAAAGAACAAATGACTGTCGACATTACGGGGATGACATGTGCCTCCTGTTCGACAAGGATTGAGAAGGTCCTTAATAAAATGGATGGCGTCGAAGCAACCGTTAACCTTGCGATGGAAAATGCCTCAGTCACATTTGAACCAGAAAAAATCAAACCTGATGATATATTCGACAAAATCAATGATCTTGGCTACGGGGTCAGATACGAAAAAGTGGATTTGGATGTTTTCGGCATGACCTGCGCAGCTTGCTCAACAAGAATTGAAAAAGTGCTCAACAAAATGGACGGAATGGAAGCAGCCACTGTTAACCTTGCAACAGAGTCCGCTTCAGTTGAGTTTAATAGTGCGGTCCTTTCAGCAGAGAAAATCATAGCCAAAATCCAGGATCTTGGCTATGATGCTAAAGAGAAGGTCCAGAGGGAAGCAAAGGCCCAGCAAAAAGAAGAGGAAATAAATGCGAAGAAACGAAAATTATTCATATCCATCCTTTTATCTCTTCCGCTTCTTTATACGATGATTGGCCACGCACCCTGGGATACGGGACTGCCAATGCCGCATCTGTTGATGAATCCGTGGTTCCAGCTGTTATTGGCCACTCCGGTTCAATTCTGGATTGGCGGGCAATTTTATATTGGTGCCTATAAGTCACTCAAGAACAAGAGCGCCAATATGGATGTGCTAGTTGCACTAGGTACATCTGCAGCCTATTTTTACAGCCTTGCTGAAGCATTTAAAACAATTGGAAACCCAGCATATATGCCTCATTTGTATTTTGAAACAAGTGCTGTACTGATAACTTTGATCCTAGTAGGGAAATTATTTGAAGCCCTTGCAAAAGGACGCACGACTGAAGCAATCTCCAAGCTTCTAAGCCTGCAGGCTAAAGAAGCGACTGTCATCAGGGATGGCGAGGAGATTAAACTGCCGATAGAAGAAGTAAGAGTAAATGATATCATTCTCGTTAAACCAGGAGAGAAGATCCCAGTCGATGGCAAGGTTGTATCCGGACAGTCCGCTGTGGATGAAGCGATGATCACCGGAGAATCAATTCCAGTTGAAAAAGCAGCCGGTGACTCCCTAATCGGTGCTACCATCAATAAAAATGGTACTTTGACGATGACAGCAACAAAGGTCGGTAAAGATACCGCTCTTGCAGGAATCATTAAGGTAGTAGAAGACGCCCAGGGCAGCAAAGCTCCAATCCAGCGTGTGGCAGATCAGATTTCTGGAATTTTTGTTCCGATTGTTGTGGCAATCGCGATCGTCACATTCCTTGTCTGGTACTTTGTTATCACTCCTGGCGATTTTGCTTCGGCTTTGGAAACAGCCATTGCCGTCCTCGTCATTGCCTGCCCTTGTGCACTTGGTCTTGCAACTCCGACCTCCATTATGGTCGGAACAGGTAAAGGGGCAGAAAATGGGATCCTTTTTAAGGGTGGAGAGCACTTAGAAGCAACACATAAAATTAATGCTATTGTTCTTGATAAAACGGGAACAATTACTAAAGGGAAACCAAGCGTGACCGACCTTGAAATTTTTGGGGACGATGAAAAGGTCCTTAAATATTTGGTATCTGCTGAAAAAGCATCTGAGCATCCTCTAGCTGAAGCCATTGTGGAATACGGCAACGCAAAAAATATAGAGGTCTTACCTATGGATGAGTTCGCTGCAATACCGGGCCACGGAATTGAAGCAACCATCAGTGGTGAGAAAGTATTTGTCGGAACCAGAAAGCTGATGGGCAAAGAAGGTATCGAATTCGCTCGATATGAAGAAAGGCTTGAGCGACTTGAGACCGAGGGCAAGACTGCGATGATGATCGCGATCAACAATAAAGTAAGCGGGATTGTTGCAGTTGCCGATACAGTAAAAGAAACAGCGAAAACGGCGATTGAAGAGCTCAAATCCATGGGTATTGAAGTGTATATGCTAACTGGTGACAATAGCCGGACTGCTAAAGCAATCGCAGCCCAAGTTGGTGTAGATAATGTAATCGCAGAAGTCCTGCCTGAAGAAAAAGCGAATCATGTCAAAGAACTTCAGCTTCAAGGCAAGAAAGTCGCGATGGTCGGGGACGGCATCAATGATGCACCTGCTCTTGCGCTGGCTGATATCGGTATTGCCATTGGCACAGGGACGGATGTTGCCATCGAGGCTGCTGATGTCACTATTCTCGGTGGTGAGTTGACGCTGATTCCTAAAGCAATATCATTGAGTAAAAAAACAATGCAAAACATCCGCCAAAACTTGTTCTGGGCTCTCGCATACAACTCAGCGGGAATCCCGATTGCTGCCATGGGTCTTCTGGCTCCTTGGGTAGCAGGTGCTGCTATGGCATTCAGTTCAGTTTCTGTAGTGACTAATTCCCTTCGTTTGAAGCGGATTAAGTTATAA
- a CDS encoding M15 family metallopeptidase, with the protein MKKILLIIALPILLTGCAPIEPYLEKIPYLGDKLVGQDEQEDHPADVKESEQNSETNTQVEDKPAEEDLTLEAAYFNVVQQTDGKNVIQNPQNSLALVNKIFGLPDNYIPGDLVRPNVPFSFGDAKLEKSLMRQEAATALEKMFAGARNDGIELAAVSGYRSYGRQETLFNAEVNKVGEEKALQAVARPGSSEHQTGLTMDISSKTNNFNLNEQFGKTKEGVWLAHNAHKYGFILRYPRGKEDLTGYMYEPWHFRYVGIKAATEIYENEWTLEEYFDNVKKI; encoded by the coding sequence ATGAAAAAAATATTGCTGATAATCGCTTTGCCGATTTTATTGACAGGATGCGCACCCATTGAACCGTATCTTGAAAAGATCCCCTATTTGGGAGATAAATTAGTTGGACAAGATGAGCAGGAAGACCATCCGGCTGATGTTAAAGAATCTGAACAAAATTCGGAAACCAATACTCAGGTCGAGGACAAGCCTGCAGAAGAAGACTTGACACTTGAAGCAGCGTATTTCAATGTAGTCCAGCAAACGGATGGGAAGAATGTCATTCAGAACCCACAGAATTCGCTGGCACTTGTCAATAAGATTTTTGGTTTGCCAGATAATTATATCCCGGGAGACTTGGTTCGCCCGAATGTCCCATTTTCTTTTGGAGATGCCAAGCTTGAAAAGAGCCTTATGAGGCAAGAGGCTGCAACAGCCCTGGAAAAAATGTTTGCAGGGGCGAGGAATGACGGGATTGAGCTTGCTGCCGTCTCAGGGTACCGTTCATATGGGAGACAGGAAACTCTTTTTAACGCAGAAGTCAATAAGGTTGGGGAGGAAAAAGCTCTTCAGGCAGTTGCGAGGCCTGGAAGCAGTGAGCATCAAACCGGCTTGACGATGGATATTTCGAGCAAGACCAATAATTTTAATTTGAATGAACAATTCGGCAAGACAAAAGAAGGTGTATGGCTTGCCCATAATGCCCATAAGTACGGGTTTATCCTCAGATACCCAAGGGGTAAAGAAGATCTGACAGGCTATATGTACGAACCTTGGCATTTTCGATATGTTGGCATCAAAGCTGCAACTGAAATATATGAAAATGAATGGACATTGGAAGAGTACTTCGATAATGTGAAGAAAATTTAG